The DNA region GAGATGCAAGATGCCGTACCGATTACCGTTGGTCAGTCTTTTTCGGCGTGGGCGGAAGCTATCAGCCGTGATCGCTGGCGTCTTTATAAAGTCGAAGAGCGCCTGCGCAAGGTTAATCTGGGCGGTACGGCGGTCGGCACTGGCTTGAATGCTCCGCGCAAGTACATTTATATGGTAATTGAACGGTTGCGCAGCTTGAGCGGCTTGGGGCTGGCGCGCGATGAAAACGGCGTAGACGGAACGCAAAACGCCGATGTTTTTGTAGAAGTGTCAGGCTTACTTAAAGCTTGCGCTGTAACACTCCAGAAAATCAGCGGCGACTTGCGGCTGCTTTCCTCCGAGCCCTTCGGCGAGCTGCGTTTGCCGCAGCTTCAAGCTGGGTCCTCCATTATGCCGGGCAAGGTCAATCCGGTGATGCCGGAAATGATCTCGCAAGTAGCGTATCAGGTCATGGCGCGGGATTTAGCTATTACCTTGGCGGCTCAAAGCGGACAGTTGGAATTGAACGCTTTTTATCCTCTGATTGCTGCTAATTTGCTGCCGGCTTTGGACAGCTTGGCTAAGGGGATGAATTTGTTTGCGGAAAAATGCATTGAAGGCATTGAAGCGGTTCCGGAAGCCTGCCGGAGGCATTTGGAAAAAAGTACGGCCGTAGCTACCGTGTTAGCGCCGCTCGTAGGCTATGAAAAAGCGGCTGCTTTGGCTCAAGAGTCGCGGCGCAGCGGACGGCAAGTATTGGAGCTTTTACTGGAGCAAGAACTGTTGAGCGAAGAGGAAATGGGACGGTGGCTGCAAGCCAGGCATCTTACCCATGCCGGTATTGTGGGCGAAGAAATCAAAGCATAGGAGATCTGGCTATGAATACAACTCCCAGAGGCAATCGGTTGCATATTGCGCTGTTTGGGCGCAGAAATGCCGGGAAATCAAGTTTAATCAATGCTCTGACCAACCAAGAATTAGCGATTGTTTCGGAGCTTGCCGGGACGACGACGGATCCGGTGTATAAGTCTATGGAGATTTTGCCGTTAGGCCCGGTGGTCGTTAT from Anaeromusa acidaminophila DSM 3853 includes:
- a CDS encoding aspartate ammonia-lyase; translated protein: MGRLEKDFLGERELPENAYYGIHTLRAMENFAVSGEKVHPELICALGVVKQAAAESNMKLGRLEERLGHAIFQAADEVASGQWQEFFLVDAFQGGAGTSTNMNVNEVIANRAIEILGGVKGDYSLVHPLDHVNMSQSTNDVYPTALRIAAIRLLLPLAEACANLQGALQRKEEEFAGILKLGRTEMQDAVPITVGQSFSAWAEAISRDRWRLYKVEERLRKVNLGGTAVGTGLNAPRKYIYMVIERLRSLSGLGLARDENGVDGTQNADVFVEVSGLLKACAVTLQKISGDLRLLSSEPFGELRLPQLQAGSSIMPGKVNPVMPEMISQVAYQVMARDLAITLAAQSGQLELNAFYPLIAANLLPALDSLAKGMNLFAEKCIEGIEAVPEACRRHLEKSTAVATVLAPLVGYEKAAALAQESRRSGRQVLELLLEQELLSEEEMGRWLQARHLTHAGIVGEEIKA